TCCAGGAAGAGGTCGCCGACCTGGCGGACAACCTGGAGGACCCGGGGCCCCTCGCCGACTTCGTCGCCGCCATCGCCGATCTGAAGACAGAGCAGCGGCAATCGATCCTCGAAGCGCTGAACGTCGGAGAACGGCTCAACGCGCTCACCACGATGCTCGCCCACGAGCTCAACGTTGCGGAGCTCGGCGCGAAGATCCAGTCTCAGGCGCAGGAGGAGCTGACCAAGGATCAGCGCGAATACATGCTGCGCCAGCAGCTCAAGCAGATCCAGAAGGAACTCGGCGAGGCGGAAGACCCAGCCGTCGAGATCGAGGAGCTCCGCGAGAAGCTCGCCGAGGCGAATCTGCCGGAACAAGCGCACAAGGCGGCTACGCGCGAACTCGACCGGCTCTCGAAGATGCCCCCCGCTGCCGCCGAATACACCGTCTCGCGCACCTACCTAGAGACGCTCCTGGCGCTGCCGTGGAACCAGTCGACGGAGGACCATCTCGACATCCAGGCGGCTGCTGCCGTGCTCGACGAGGACCACTACGGCTTGGAGAAGGTGAAGGACCGCGTTCTCGAATACCTCGCGGTACGGAAGCTCAAGGCGGACATGCGGGGTCCGATTCTCTGCTTCGTCGGACCCCCCGGCGTGGGAAAGACGTCGCTCGGGCGATCCATCGCGCGGTCGCTGGGCAGGAAGTTCATCCGCATGTCGTTGGGCGGCGTGCGCGACGAGGCGGAGATACGCGGGCATCGACGCACCTACATCGGCGCGCTGCCTGGGCGGGTCATTCAGAACCTACGCACGGTCGAATCGAGCAACCCGGTCTTCATGCTGGACGAAGTGGACAAGCTCGGTTCCGACTTCCGGGGCGATCCGTCCTCGGCGCTCCTCGAAGTGCTCGACCCCGAGCAGAACCACTCGTTCTCGGATCACTACCTCGACGTGCCGTTCGACCTATCGAAGACCATGTTCATCGCCACGGCGAACGTCCTCGACCCCATCCCGCCGCCCTTGCGCGACCGAATGGAGGTCATCGAAATCCCCGGTTACACGACCGAGGAGAAGGTCTCCATTGCCCGCAAGTACCTCGTGCCGAAGCAGATGGACGCGCACGGCATCACGGCAGAGCACATGACCATCGACGATGACGCGCTCTACCGGATCATCAAGGAGTACACGCGCGAAGCCGGCGTGCGGAACCTGGAACGCGAGCTCGGCACACTGGCGCGCAAGATCGCGCGCGTTATCGCCGAGGGCTCTGCCGAGACGGCAAACGTCACGGCAGAGACGATTCCGACGTATCTGGGACCCACGCGGTTCTTCTCAGAACTGGCAGAGCGCGTCAATGAGCCAGGTATCGTCACCGGGCTCGCCTACACACAGGTCGGCGGCGAAATCCTCTTCATCGAAGCGACGAAGATGCCCGGGAACGGTGGGCTCGACCTGACGGGTCAGCTCGGTGAAGTGATGAAGGAATCGGCGCAGGCGGCGCTGAGCTACGTCCGCGCCAACGCCCGAACGCTGGGCATACCCGACGAGCTCTTCGAGAGGAACCACTTCCACATCCACGTCCCGGCTGGGGCAATGCCCAAGGACGGACCCTCGGCGGGTGTGGCGATGGTGACCGCGCTCGCGTCGCTGGCGATGAACCGGCGCGTCAAACCGATGCTGGCGATGACAGGCGAAATCACGCTGCGCGGTCGCGTCCTGCCTATTGGCGGCGTCAAAGAGAAGGTCCTCGCGGCGAAGCGCGCGGGCGTCGAGACCGTCCTGCTGCCCCAGCGGAATGAGAAGGACCTGGAGGACGTGCCGGAATACGCGAAGCAAGGGATGGATTTCCGCTACATGGAGACCATCTCGGATGTGCTCAGCGCGGCTCTCGTCGAAGCGTCCGAAGCTCCAGCCGCCAAGTCGTAGAGGTACCCCATGCTCGCCAAGCGCATCATCCCTTGCCTCGACGTCAAGGCGGGGCGCGTCGTCAAGGGCGTCAACTTCGTCGAGCTGCGCGACGCCGGCGATCCCGTCGAGATCGCGTCCCTCTACAACGACCAGGGAGCCGACGAGCTCGTGTTCCTCGACATCACGGCGTCCCACGAGGAGCGCGACATCATCCTCGACGTTGTGGCAGGAACCGCCGAGCGGTGCTTCATGCCCCTGACCGTCGGCGGAGGGGTGCGCACGGTCGCCGATGTGCGGCGGCTCCTCATGGCGGGTTCCGACAAGGTCTCGCTGAACACCGCCGCTGTACTGACGCCCGACGCCGTCCGCGAGGCTTCGGACCGGTTCGGCTGCCAGTGCATCGTCGTCGCCATCGACGCCAAGGCGAAATCCGACGGAACCGGCTGGGAGGTCTACACGCACGGCGGGAGGCGTCCGACGGGATTGGACGCCATCGAATGGGCACAGCGCGTCGAGGCGCTGGGCGCGGGCGAGATTCTGCTGACCAGCATGGACGGAGACGGCACGAAGGCGGGCTACGACATCCCGCTGACCCGCGCCGTCTCCGAAGCCGTGTCGATCCCTGTCATCGCTTCCGGCGGCGCGGGGACGCTGGAGCACCTCCGCGAAGCCCTCGTCGAAGGGAAGGCGGACGCCGCCCTCGCCGCGTCCATCTTCCACTACCGCGAGCACACCGTCGGCGACGCCAAGGCGTACTTGCGGGAACGCGGCGTTCCAGTGCGCTGACACGCCGCGTGCCGTCACATCCCGAACCAGTAGTCCCACTTCATCAGGAACACGTTCCCGCCGCCGTCCGTGAAGGCGCTGCCGACCTCGCGAACGCCCGGCAGTGCCGGGTCGGGCCCGTCGAACGACGCGCTGCGGGACTGCGACCAGACCGCATAGAAAGCGCTCCCCGGTTGGTACTCCCAGCGGAACACGAGGTTCCCCCGGAGCGCGCGCGCGTGGAAGTCTGGATTCTCTTTCAGCGCGCCCGAATAGGGTCTGAAGTCGTAGCTGCTGGGACGGGCGAGCTCGCGGACCGCGCCGTAGTCCCCGACGGCGACGAAGGGCTGCACGTACGCTTGCAGGCTCGCGTTCGGCGTGAGGCTCACGTTGACGCGCGTCGTGAAATCGACGGTTCGGCTCCGCAGCTTGCCGAAGATGAAGCGGTCGTCAGTGCCGTCGCCGTCGCTGTCCACGTTCGTGATCCATTGGGCGTCGCTGCCGGAGCGCGAGAACCCAGGTCCGAAGTTGAGCTCGATGTTCGGCGCCGGACGCACCGAGACATAGGTTCCCAGCCGGCGGCGGAACCCCGCGTTCCGGTCGCGTTGTCCATACTGGAAGAAAACGAAGGCGCTGAGCGGCTTGCTCCAGTCGCTGCCCAGGTTGAGCCATCCCCATGTCTCTGCCGGTCGGATGACCAGCGGTCCCCCGCGCGTCTCGCGGTCATCCATCGCCTCGAAGTCGCGGCTGACGCCCCACCCGCCGAATCCGTAGAACCGGAGCTGGTTCCAGTTGTTGACGTTGACCCCCCTCGCCAGGTTCACGCCGTCGTAGTTCCAGTGGGACCAGAAGTTCACGTTGTAGCCCGACCGGCGGGCGAGCAGCCAGGGCGTCTGCCGCTCCGCGTAGACATGAGCTCCCACGCGGAGTAGGTCCGGACGACCCATATAGCCCAGATCGTTCACGTCGAAGCCAGGAGAATGCGCGTCGGCGTAGAGCTGTCCCCCAAGCCAGCCGGAGAACTTCGCCAGGTACACCTGCGCGCCGTACCCGTCCTTCCGGTCGTCCAGGGAACCCGTGCGGCTCGACGCAGCGCGGGCGTAGAGCGAGTAGGCGTTTTTGCCCCACCGAGTCGTCGAGTCCGCCCCGACGACCAGCGACGGCGGAGCGCCGATTCGACTCGCAGAGGCGACTGTTAAGGCGACATTGGAACTGCCCAGTACGTCCTGCTGAACTCGCCCGACGACGTAGTTCGCGAAGGGCTCGATCTGGAAGGAACTCCGTTCCATTCGCTCGATACCAGCCGCGTCGTCGCGCACCGGCGAGTCGATCTGCGCGTACTCCGCCTGCGTAACGGCGTCAAGAACAGCGAACGTCGTACCACGTGCGGTCTTGCCGGAAAGCTTCGCCGCCGCGAGGATGGTCGTCGCCTCGGGACGCTCAATGACGTCCGACCCATCCGGCGTGTCGAACATCCCCGGCGACCTGCCAATCCGGCGCGAGTAGAAGAGCTGGTAGGGCGAGTCGATGCCGACGATGCCCGCGCGTGGCGGCTGGAAGAGCCCGTTGCCCTCGATGAAGAAGGGGCGACGCTCCTCGAAAAACGTCTCGAAGGTCGTCAGATTGAGCACGGCGGGGTCCGCTTCGACCTGCCCGAAATCCGGGTTCAGCGTCACGTTCAAGGATGTGCCGGACGAAACGCCATAGCGCACGTCCGCGCCCACGGCTCCACCCAGATCGACGCCGCTCGAAGTCGACGCGTCCGCACGCTCCGCACTAGCGCGCGCGAACGGGACGACCTCCAAATGCCTCGCCGGACGGATGTCGCGGATCCCGACAAGGTGCCCGAACCGCGGTACCCACCCGCTCTCGTTCCGCCGTACGAGAACCCACTGGTCGCGCTCCTTCTTTCGGCTGATGCCCCGCAGTAACTGGATGCCCCAGGTGTATTCGTCCTGCGGCGCGAAGCGCAGAACGTGATACGGGATGCGATACTCCGCGCTCCAGCCCGCATCGCTCCGCGACACGCGCGCCTCCCAGACGCCGTTCCAGGTGCGGTCGGGCTCCCGCCCTTCGTCCTCTTCGGCGTCCGCGAGCGCACCCGACGCCGCGACGGCGAACCATCGGCTCGTGCGATGGTCGTGGTGGGTGTCCAGACAGACGGCGACCCAGTCGTTCTCGATGTCCGCATCGCGCCGCGACAGGTTCGCGACGATCCGCTGCGGCTCGCTGTCGAGACATTCGATGCCGATGTAGAGCGCCATGTCATCGTAGAGAACCCGCACGGTCGTCGTCTCGGTGGCGGATTCGCCTTCGTGTTCGGCGGGCTCCTTCTGTAGGAACCCGCCGTTCACCGGAGCCGCTTCCCAAGCCGCGTCGTCGAGGATTCCGTCGATCCGGGGCGGCGTCCCCTCGATCCGAACCGCTTCCAGTGTCCGCGCGGGATGTCTCGGCTCCTCGGCTTGCACCGCCGCAGCGACGCTCAGGATGCACAACGCGATGAACGCTCCGATGGCTGCCAATCCGACACGGATGATCGTTTCAACCGGAAACGCCCCTGCACCCCGCCCAGCGTATCGCTCTATCACTTGGCGTTCGTAGGGGCCCAAGCGTGTCGGCGCATGGACGCGCTGTACCACCATTAACCGATCCCCTTGTGTGGTATTCTTGTGTGTATGGGACGCACTCATCGGTGCGTCCTCCACTGGCACTGAGGGCAGGTGTTCCGACGCCTGCCCTTGCTTCGTCTGGGCTTGCCTACGGGCCCGCGCCGAACGTGCGCGTCAGGCGGATGTTAATGGGTCGAAGCCCCTTCGCCGTCTAGGACCTTGTGCAGATTCTCACGATCTCGTCGCACGAAAGCGCTGCATCACTATAGACGCATCGCGGATGCATGCGATAGCGGAAACCGCTCGCCATCAGTCCAACGCGCGGACGTAAACGGCTCCCAGGTTCGTCCGCAGCTCGACGCGGGGTCCCCCGCCGTTCACGGACATCTGAAGGGAACGCCCCGAACCCTCCGGGCGTTGCCAGTCTGTCGAGATGGTTCCGAGATTCGTCGATGCCGACAGGTCGAACCCCGCGTTGCGAGGGAGCCGTGCCTCCACAGCGCCCATCGACGTCGTCGCCGTCAAGGGGGCGTCCAGCTCCTGCCGCACCGTGACCTCGATTGCGCCGCTGCTGGTATCGAGCGACGTCGGAGCAGCGATCCTCGGTGTGCGCACCGCGATGGCTCCACGTCGAGTCGTCGCTTCGAACTTGGCATCAATCCCGTCGGAGATGTCGATCTCGATCGCCCCGTTCTCCGTCGAGACGACCGTCTCGCCCTCGATCCGCGCCACCGATACGCGGACAGAGCCGTTCTTCGTCCGAGCCGATCCGACCGCGTCAACTTCGTCGAGCTGCAGCGCTCCGTTGTGAGTCAAGGCATCGACAGAGCCTTGGACATCGCGCATCTCGATTGCGCCGTTGTGCGTCAACGCGTCAATGGACCCGCGAACGTCGGTCACGTCAATCGCGCCGTTCCGCGTCTCGAGATCCGCGTCCGCCCGGATGCCCGCGACGCGGATCCCGCCGTTGTCGGAATCGGCAACGACGTTGAGCTCTTCGGGAACCATCACGCGGTAGTCCATCGTCAATTGGCGGATGTGTGCAGATGTGCTTCCGCCCGGTATCGGCGTGTCGATGGTGAGGCGGCTTCCGTCGCGGCTGATCTTCGGCACGAAGCTCTGCGCGTAGTCGTATCCGCTATCCTCGTCGTCCGACCGAACGGTTCGCCTGGCTTCGATGCCGATCGAGCCGCTGTCCCAAGCCTCGACCCGAATCCCGCCGTTGCTGGTGTGGATGGTCAGCGACGCGATCCCAGACGGGCTCTCGTCGTAGGTCAGCGTGTCCTCCCAGCGATGGCTGCCACGCCCGACGGATACGACGCACCCGAGAATCCCCCACGAAAGCATGAGCACGACTCCTAGCGACAGCATGGCGCGCTGCATCGGACTACGCTCCTGTACGGCGATGGATCGTGATGTCGCCGCACGCCGTGTGGACGATCAAGGCGGCACCGCCGCCGCCCAGGCTGGCGATGAGGCGCGAACTCCCGTCCTCGGACACCGATGGAGCTTCGAGCCCCTCGACGTGGATGCTCCCGTCATCGCTCGTCGCGTCGAGATCGACGCCCAGCGATGCTGGCAGTTCGACCCGGATGCTGCCGTCGTCGGCACGCAGCCGGACCTCGCGGTCGACGCGCTCGCGAACCTCCGCGACGATCTCGCCGCTCCCGGACTCGACGTTCAGCGATCCGACGCTTCGGCACTGGACGCGAACACTCCCGTCGTCCGACCGGACTCGGAGCTCGTCCGAAACCGCATCGACCTGCGCCTCGACGGTCCCGCAGCCGGTGCGGAGCTCCATCTGCCGCCCAGACCCAAGGGCGACCCGCAGGCTTCCGTCGTCCGCAACCGCGCGGATCGAGTCGGCGACCTTGGCAAGGTTCGCCTCGATCGTGCCGGAACCTGTGTGCGCCGCAAACCCTTGCGCCGATACGACCGTCGCCCGAATGGATCCATCGTCCGTGGATACGTCCGTCTCACCGGAGCACTCCGCCATCGTCAGCTCGACGTTCCCAGAACCTGTATGAACCCTCGCGGACGCGACCGACCGGAGGCGAACGCGTATCCGGCCGTCGTCGCTGCGCACGTCCGCGACCGCTTCGGGCGTTGACTCCGCATTGAGCGCGACGTCGCCGGAACCCGTCGCGATGGCGATCTCCCCGCTCCATGTCCCGCCGGAGACCGTTACGGGCCCGTCGCCGGTAGACAACCGAGCCGAACCGCCGCAATCACGGAGCACGATAGGCCCGTCGCCGGTCTCCGCGTCGATCTCCGATTGGACTCCCACGAGCGCGATGGGCCCGTCGCCGGTGCGGACTCGCACGCGCTCATAGGTTCCGCGTAGCTCGACGGCTCCGTCGCCAGTCTCCAGCTCCGCCTCGTTCGCCGAGCACTCTTGAAGGGCGACCGCGCCGTCGCCGGTGCGGATAGTGAACACATCGCCCTGGACTTTGCTGAGGGAGATAGGTCCGTCCCCAGTCGAGAGCGCGACGTTGAGCGCTCGCAGGCCGCGCACTTCGATGGATCCCTCATTGGACTCTACGTCGAGATGGCAGCCGTCGCGTATCCGAACTTGCGCGTTCGACCGGTACTCGGCGCGGACACCGGCGTCGTCCCTGTGGATGTGCGCTCCGGGAGAGAAATGGACCATCTCGTCGCCGGAACCCAATACGGCGACCGGCGCATCGTCCTGGTGAACGCGTACGCGCACACCTGCATCGATGCTCATGCCGCTCGCCCCCGAGCGCTCCGCGTCGACGGATCGCCCGTGCCTGCGGTCGAAGCCCACATGACGCCCCCGATGGATCGACCTCTCCAGCGTCTTGGCATGACCGGCAGCGCTCCTCGCGGTTGACAGTGCGTCGGAAACCGCCGTCATGACGGTCGTGACGATGGCGTTGGCGAGATCGTCGGGTCGAGCTCCAGACGTGTCCGACGCTGGCTCCGGCGGTTCGCGGTCGCGGAGTGCCCGAAGGAGCGCCTCCGCTTCGTCCGCTCCGATCTTCCCGGCAGCCAGCATCTCAAGCACCTGACGCGTCGGGCTCGGTTCTTCCCGATGATCCATCTCGTCCACTTCCTCGTCCACTTCTTGCCTCGCCTCGTTGGTGTTCTCCGACATGGTTGCCTCCATGTTCGCTTCGACGGACTGCTGCTCAGAGCTTTCGGATGGCTTCGACGGCGTCGTTCGCAGTGATCTCGCCGCGCTGGAGCCGGTCGAGGATCTCGCTGCGCTGCCGCTGCACCCGAGCATCCGTCGAGCCAGTCTGCGGAGCCGGATCAGTGGGTTCATCGGAGCCCTCTCCCTCGAAGCCCATCTCGTTGATGACGGCGTTGAGCCGGTTCCTCAGCGCCGTGTAGGCAACACCCGATTCGCGCTCCATCTCCTTCAGGTTCCCCCGGTTCTGGACGAACCGCTCCAGGAACTCGAGGCTCTCCTCCGAGAGCCGGCAGAACCGCGACGCGACGAAGGTTCCACGCACCTCCGTGTCGCAGTCCGGGCAGTGAATCACCGTGATCGTCAGTTCCGTGTTCCCGCACGCCGGACATCGTTCGATGATCTTTCTCATATCGACCCCTCGTGCCCTGTATATCTCCATATTTTGTTATTTGCAAGGGTAAATGGCGAAAAAGATGGCGATAAACCGAAAATTCTATACCTGTCACGTGAACCGCCACTTGCTTGAGAACCAGCGAGTAGGCTATCGTCGTCGCGTGTCCCATCGACTCCGGCGACCCGATTGGCGGACCTCATGCCCGAGCCTCGCTGCCCCTTCATCGTGACGGTGACCGCGCAAGACACCGTCGGCATCATCGCCAACATCACCACCACCATCGCCGGACTCGGTGGAAGCGTTGACGAGCTCAGCCAGACCGTAATGAGCGGCTATTTCACGATCCTCCTCGCCGCGCGCTTCCCCGAAGGAACGGCGGCGGAGACCGTCCGCGCTTCCATCGAATCCGCAGGAGCCCCTCTGGGACTCGTCGCCATCGTCCGAATGGCAGCGGGCGATGCCGCCGCTGCTACGGCGTCCCTCGGCGACCGCTACGTCCTGACCGTCCTTGGAGACGACCGCGCGGGCATCATCGCCCAGATCGCGACGCACCTCGCCGCGCAGGGAATCAACATTGAGGACTTCTATGCCCGCGCCGAGGCCGGGCGGTTCATCATGGTCCTCCAGGTGCAGGTCGAGGGTGGCTGGACGTCGGATCACCTGCGGCTCGATCTAGAGGCGCTTGGCGAGGAACTCGGTCTGCGCGTCCATCTCCAACACGAAGACATCTTCCGCGCCACCAGCGAGGTCGGAGCCGTCCGGCGGCTCGTCACGCACCGGCGCTCCGGCGGATAGGACCTATGCTCCGCACCGAAGATATCCTGATGACGCTACGGATGTTCCGCGACGAGAACCTCGACGTGCGGACCGTCACCATGGGCATCAACCTGATGGACTGCGCCGGTCCCAACATCGACGTCGTCTGCCGGAAGGTGCGCCAGAAGGTCAACGACTTGGCGGGTCGGCTGGTGCGGGTCGGAAGGCAGGCGTCCGGCAGGTACGGCATCCCCATCGTCAACTTCCGACTCGCCGTCAGTCCGGTCGCCCTTTTCGGAGCGGGACACGGGTCGCCGGGGATGGTCCGTATCGCCCATGCGCTCGACGCGGCAGCGCAGGAGGTGAACGTCGATTTCGTCGGCGGTTTCTCGGCGCTCGTCCAGAAAGGCTGCGCCGACGCCGACAGCGCCCTGCTCGACGCGCTGCCGGACGCTCTCAGCGCGACGTCGCACGTGTGCGGCTCGCTCAACGTCGCATCGACGCGCGCCGGCATCAACATGGACGCCATCCTGCGCGTGAGCCAGTCGCTCAAGCGGCTCGCCGAACGTACCCGCGAGAGCGACGGCTTCGGCTGCGCCAAGTTGGTCGTGTTCGCCAACATGCCGGACGACAACCCGTTCATGGCGGGAGCCGTTCTCGGGATTGGCGAGCCGGAGTGCGCGATCAACATCGGCGTCAGCGGACCCGGCGTTGTCAAGCGAGCCGTCGAGGCGCTGCGTGCGATGGAGAGCCGACCGACGTTGGGCGAGATCGCCGAGGAGATCAAGTGCACGGCGTTCCGCATCACGCGGATCGGCGAGCTCATCGGCAACGAGGTCGCCGCCGAACTCGGCGTGCGCTTCGGCATCGTCGATCTCTCGCTGGCTCCGACTCCGCGGATCGGCGACTCCGTCGGCGAGATTCTCCAGATGCTGGGGATTCAGCGCGTCGGGGCGGCGGGCTCGACGGCGGCGCTCGCGTTGCTGACCGACGCCGTCAAGAAGGGCGGGGCGTTCGCGTCGTCGTCGGTCGGGGGCTTGTCGGGAGCGTTCATTCCGGTCAGCGAAGACGCCGTACTCGCCGCCGCCGTCGCCAGCGGAGACCTGTCCATCGAGAAGCTGGAAGCGATGACGAGCATCTGCTCGGTGGGCTTGGACATGGTCGCCGTGCCGGGCGACACGTCGGCGGAGACGCTCGCCGCTCAGATCGCCGACGAGGTCGCCATCGGCGTCATGAACAACAAGACGACCGCGACGCGGCTCATCCCGGTTCCCGGCAAGTCGGCAGGAGAGCTCGCCGTGTTCGGCGGGCTCTTCGGCGAGGCTCCCATCCTGCCCCTGCGATCCGGCGGCGAGGACTTCGTGCGCTTCGGCGGGCAGATCCCCGCGCCGATCCACTCCCTCCGCAACTAGCGGCGTCCCATCTCTGCCGCCCGCGCGGTCACCTTGTCGCTCCTACGCCCCATCCCGTCGCTCCCGCGAGAGCGGGAGCCCAGGGTCCTGCATCCCGACTTCCGCGGGAATGACAAACCCAAGCTAACCGCGCGACGCCGCCATCTCGGGTTGCCGACTCCAGTCCCCGCGCACTACCCTAAGAATGGAGTCGTCGCGCATATCCCACCGATTGGAGCCCAGCCGAGGAACCGACGTGACCAATCCCACGACAATCGCCCTGATCGCCCACGACGGCAAGAAGCCGGAGATGGTCAGCTTTGTGAAGGACCATCGCGACGTGCTGGCTGGATTCACGCTGCTGGCGACGGGAACCACGGGCAAGTACGTCCAGGACGCCGGGCTGACGGTCGAGCGGGTCGCATCGGGACCCATCGGCGGCGACGCGCAGATCGCCGCGCGGGTTGTCGAAGGCAGGTGCGACGCGGTGTTCTTTTTGCGGGATCCGCTTGGGATGCATCCCCACGATCCGGACATCGCCATGCTGATGCGCGTCTGCGACGTCCACGACGTGCCACTGGCGACGAACCTGGCGAGCGCCAAGCTGATGCTCCGCGCGCTCGTGGACGGCTGAGGCGTCAACCTCGACGCGACCCGCGCCGTTGACATGGAGAGCGCATCACTCCGAAAGGATCGCTGCCTTGTCGGTTCCCACAGACATGCGCCACTCGATGGGGTTCCGTTCCGTACGCCGGAACTACCAGAGCCTAGCCCTGTCCGTCTTGGACCACGCCCTTCGTGACGCAACGGGAACCCGCGAAATGCCCCCCGAAGAGCGCGTCAACGCCAACGAGTTCCTCGAATCCGAGGAAGCCGAGTTCTGGGCGGAAGCCGCTGGCGTCAACATCTGGAAGATCCGCCGGCTCCTCCGCGAGCGCCTCGGTTCCTGAACCCGGGCACATCGAATCGCGACGAGACGACTCCCGATACCGGAGCGTTCCGGCAGGCGTTTGCCTGGCAGGGGTATGGTGGGCGCTTCAGGCGGTCTAGTCGCCGTGGCCACGGGCGACGGAGAGCCGGTTCGTCGCGCGCGCAAGGGCTGCTTCCGCCCGCACGTGGTCGATATCGGCGGCATGCGAGCGGACGCGTTCGAGAGCGCGGGCGCGGGCGCGTTCGGCGCGAGGAATGTCGATCTCGCGGGCGAACTCCGCGCTGTCGGCGAGGATCGTGACGCCGGAGCGGCGCGCTTCGAGCACACCGCCGCCGATGGCAAGGTAGGATCGTTCGTCGCCCGCGCGCGTGATGCGGACCTCGCCGACCTCCAGACTGCTCACCAACGGGACGTGACCGCCCAGGACCTCGAAAGGCGACAGTGAGCCGGGAGCCAACACCCCGACGACGTTGCCCTCGAAGACGATGCGCGCCGGCGTGATGATCCGCAGCGAAAAGGGTCGATCGTACATGCAGCGCCGCTCCCGCGAAATCGCAACCCGTGGCTACAGGTTCTGCGCCTTCTCGAAGCCT
This window of the Candidatus Poribacteria bacterium genome carries:
- a CDS encoding methylglyoxal synthase — translated: MESSRISHRLEPSRGTDVTNPTTIALIAHDGKKPEMVSFVKDHRDVLAGFTLLATGTTGKYVQDAGLTVERVASGPIGGDAQIAARVVEGRCDAVFFLRDPLGMHPHDPDIAMLMRVCDVHDVPLATNLASAKLMLRALVDG
- a CDS encoding PFL family protein — translated: MLRTEDILMTLRMFRDENLDVRTVTMGINLMDCAGPNIDVVCRKVRQKVNDLAGRLVRVGRQASGRYGIPIVNFRLAVSPVALFGAGHGSPGMVRIAHALDAAAQEVNVDFVGGFSALVQKGCADADSALLDALPDALSATSHVCGSLNVASTRAGINMDAILRVSQSLKRLAERTRESDGFGCAKLVVFANMPDDNPFMAGAVLGIGEPECAINIGVSGPGVVKRAVEALRAMESRPTLGEIAEEIKCTAFRITRIGELIGNEVAAELGVRFGIVDLSLAPTPRIGDSVGEILQMLGIQRVGAAGSTAALALLTDAVKKGGAFASSSVGGLSGAFIPVSEDAVLAAAVASGDLSIEKLEAMTSICSVGLDMVAVPGDTSAETLAAQIADEVAIGVMNNKTTATRLIPVPGKSAGELAVFGGLFGEAPILPLRSGGEDFVRFGGQIPAPIHSLRN
- the atpC gene encoding ATP synthase F1 subunit epsilon, whose amino-acid sequence is MYDRPFSLRIITPARIVFEGNVVGVLAPGSLSPFEVLGGHVPLVSSLEVGEVRITRAGDERSYLAIGGGVLEARRSGVTILADSAEFAREIDIPRAERARARALERVRSHAADIDHVRAEAALARATNRLSVARGHGD